A region from the Candidatus Alcyoniella australis genome encodes:
- a CDS encoding glycosyltransferase, producing the protein MPISEKALRDDRRTTEPALRGLHALLVCYNFPPWAGGASVRADAFARYLPLYNVRPTVLTINERYIDELEPYDPGLVERLGPEVRVVRTRSIEPDGAAKTRIRNAIDVAGEKPSLIGRALGALRRWVEPLLLCPDYTVLWAPHALAAARRIARSDKIDVVYAVGPPYGALVVGWLISLALRKPLVIDIKDVWINGPLYNTASAVRRALERWWERRVVRRATRTVLVTRESERSHLERHAKLDPARFVLIPNGADPLDFSDAPAPAAGKLLITVAGMLDQRRDPRPLLHACKTLIQERVIDPVKIEITIPGNVLPQYSEFGLRELPPEVARFVDALPRREFARLLCGSHLLVLLPSRGIPSAIPGKLYEYLLARRPILTMAEPGAAAELIERHNVGTLIAPDDQQGAAQVVREIYDQVIEERWKPAEHPPELLRSIDRRELTAELATLLRAAADGA; encoded by the coding sequence ATGCCGATTTCCGAAAAAGCATTGCGCGACGACCGCCGGACGACCGAGCCTGCATTGCGCGGCTTGCACGCGCTGCTGGTCTGCTACAACTTTCCGCCCTGGGCCGGAGGAGCCAGCGTGCGCGCCGACGCCTTTGCCCGCTATTTGCCGCTCTACAACGTGCGACCCACGGTGCTGACTATCAACGAACGCTACATCGATGAGCTCGAGCCGTACGATCCGGGGCTGGTCGAGCGTCTGGGCCCCGAGGTGCGTGTGGTGCGCACGCGCTCGATCGAGCCCGACGGCGCGGCCAAGACGCGCATCCGCAATGCCATCGACGTTGCGGGAGAGAAGCCTTCGCTGATCGGACGCGCGCTGGGCGCGTTGCGCCGCTGGGTGGAGCCGCTGTTGCTCTGCCCGGACTACACCGTGCTCTGGGCGCCCCACGCCCTGGCCGCGGCGCGCCGCATCGCCCGCAGCGATAAAATCGACGTGGTCTACGCCGTGGGCCCGCCCTACGGCGCGCTGGTGGTCGGCTGGCTGATATCGCTGGCGCTGCGCAAGCCGCTGGTAATCGACATCAAGGACGTCTGGATCAACGGCCCGCTGTACAACACGGCGTCGGCTGTGCGCCGCGCGCTGGAGCGCTGGTGGGAACGCCGCGTCGTGCGCCGCGCCACACGCACTGTGCTGGTAACGCGCGAAAGCGAACGTTCGCACCTGGAGCGCCACGCCAAGCTGGACCCCGCACGCTTCGTCCTGATCCCCAACGGCGCCGACCCGTTGGACTTCAGCGACGCGCCCGCGCCCGCTGCGGGCAAGCTGCTGATCACCGTGGCCGGGATGCTCGATCAGCGCCGCGATCCGCGGCCACTGCTGCACGCCTGCAAGACGCTGATCCAGGAGCGCGTGATCGACCCCGTAAAAATCGAGATCACGATCCCGGGCAACGTGCTGCCGCAGTACAGCGAGTTCGGCCTGCGCGAACTGCCGCCGGAAGTGGCACGCTTTGTCGACGCGCTGCCCCGCCGCGAGTTCGCGCGCCTGCTGTGTGGGTCGCACCTGCTGGTGCTGCTCCCCTCGCGCGGCATTCCCAGCGCGATCCCGGGCAAGCTCTACGAATATTTGCTGGCCAGGCGACCGATCTTGACCATGGCCGAGCCCGGAGCCGCCGCCGAGCTGATCGAGCGCCACAACGTGGGCACGCTGATCGCACCTGACGATCAGCAGGGCGCGGCGCAGGTCGTGCGCGAGATCTACGACCAAGTAATCGAGGAACGCTGGAAGCCTGCGGAGCATCCGCCCGAGCTGCTGCGATCCATCGACCGCCGCGAGCTCACGGCCGAGCTGGCAACGCTGCTGCGTGCGGCAGCGGACGGAGCATGA
- a CDS encoding glycosyltransferase family 4 protein, with amino-acid sequence MDQGIDAQCGDNADKHTAKSARLTWRRPWRVLVVGLYYLTQISINLAWALYLRAGGRRPAKWDTQRKELLYLICDQDFWSGDQFSYGGHVAHIRGVIQALAQDGYRVHLVTNQAQPRIDHPNVIRHLVQFQGRVPEAPILNQFAFNRRLTRVALDVAARNRIGFVYQRHSMLAFSGAAVARCLGVPLFLEVNSPLSLLEKGVAGRMLLVRFFETTAFALAQRIGVVSDMARELLMQADPRVKAADVLANPNGVDARMFAPEAARPGLRHEHGIAQDAFVVGFSGAFSFWHGIETLIEAFCDFAAERPGARLAMLGSGGERAKYEAKLDERGMLDRATFFGVVPFEQVPSHLACCDALVSPQVPFIGKTFHGSPIKLFEYMAMGKPVVASDIGQLAQVVRHEHSGLLFEPGNAGQLARCFQRLYNDPQLARRLGANARQEVLQYYTWERNARRIIEALRDCNDN; translated from the coding sequence ATGGACCAGGGGATTGACGCACAATGCGGCGATAACGCCGACAAGCACACGGCAAAATCAGCACGGCTGACCTGGCGTCGTCCGTGGCGGGTGCTCGTCGTGGGCCTGTACTATCTGACGCAGATCTCGATCAACCTAGCCTGGGCCCTGTATTTACGCGCGGGCGGTCGGCGGCCCGCAAAGTGGGATACGCAGCGCAAAGAGCTATTGTACCTGATCTGCGATCAAGACTTTTGGAGCGGCGACCAGTTCTCCTATGGCGGCCACGTGGCGCACATTCGGGGCGTGATCCAGGCCCTGGCGCAGGACGGGTATCGCGTGCATCTGGTGACCAACCAGGCGCAGCCGCGGATCGACCATCCCAATGTGATTCGCCATTTGGTCCAATTCCAAGGCCGCGTGCCCGAGGCGCCGATTCTCAACCAGTTCGCCTTTAATCGCCGTTTGACGCGAGTGGCCCTGGACGTTGCGGCACGCAATCGGATCGGATTCGTCTACCAACGACACTCGATGCTGGCCTTCAGCGGCGCGGCTGTGGCGCGGTGTCTGGGCGTGCCGCTGTTTCTGGAGGTCAACAGTCCGCTGAGCCTGCTGGAAAAGGGCGTTGCGGGCCGGATGCTGCTGGTGCGCTTTTTTGAGACCACGGCCTTTGCTTTGGCGCAACGTATCGGCGTGGTCAGCGATATGGCCCGTGAGCTGCTGATGCAGGCCGATCCGCGCGTCAAGGCCGCGGATGTGCTGGCCAACCCCAACGGGGTGGACGCGCGGATGTTCGCACCCGAAGCAGCGCGCCCGGGATTGCGGCACGAGCACGGCATTGCGCAGGATGCGTTCGTGGTCGGCTTCTCCGGCGCGTTCTCTTTCTGGCACGGCATCGAGACATTGATCGAGGCCTTCTGCGATTTCGCGGCCGAGCGCCCCGGGGCGCGGCTGGCGATGCTCGGCAGTGGGGGCGAGCGCGCGAAGTACGAGGCGAAGCTCGATGAGCGTGGAATGCTCGATCGCGCCACGTTCTTCGGCGTGGTCCCCTTTGAGCAGGTCCCCTCGCACCTGGCGTGCTGCGACGCGCTGGTCAGCCCGCAGGTGCCGTTCATCGGCAAGACCTTCCACGGCTCGCCGATCAAGCTCTTCGAGTACATGGCCATGGGCAAGCCGGTGGTGGCCAGCGACATCGGCCAGTTGGCGCAGGTGGTGCGCCACGAGCACAGCGGACTATTGTTCGAGCCGGGCAACGCCGGGCAGTTGGCGCGCTGCTTTCAGCGGCTTTACAACGACCCGCAGCTTGCCCGGCGACTGGGCGCGAATGCGCGGCAAGAGGTGTTGCAGTACTATACCTGGGAGCGCAACGCGCGGCGGATTATCGAGGCGTTGAGGGATTGCAATGACAACTGA